In Stanieria sp. NIES-3757, the DNA window CCAATCAGACAGATAATCCCGACGAGAACTGCCAGTAAACTAGTCAAACTGGCATAGTTACCTGCTCCTTGAGCTACGAGGGGCGCAATTGCCACCGCCGTCATCACAGCCGTAGTTGATTCGGGACCGACCGAAAGTTGGGATGACGAGCCTAACAAAGTATAAACAATCATCGGTGGCAGAATTGCCCACAGTCCAACCACAGGCTCTACACCTGCTAATTCCCCGTATGCCATACATTGAGGAATCAGATAAGCTGCCACAGTTATTCCGGCTAACAAATCGCCCCGTAACCAAGAAGGTTGGTAAGATAATAACTGCTTCAGTCCGGGTAGGAGTATTCTATTTTTCACAGATGTTCTAGAGATTTATCGATTTGGATATGCTTTTTGAGGCGAAAGTTTTTCGTCTGTCAATTAGTTTAGACTATTTATTATAATTGAGATCGCTGTTGGGAGGAAGTAAAAATAAGAATTTTGGGTCTGTTTGCATTTTTTAGTACAGTTACAAAAATTAAGAGAAAACCTAGCTTGTTTAGACTCGCTCGCTAACAGCCAAAACTTTTTTGAATAACAAGTAGATCAATTCTCCCTCGAACGCTCTATTCTTCTTGGACGGCAATTTCAACCGACACTTCTTTACTAATACTAAATGGCATTCGATAGAATCCAGCTAAGGTTAGCAGGGGAGAAAGCATTATCATTTTGACAATTTCTTCAAACAAAGAATATTTATTGCCACTCTGCCTCCTGCCTTATTTTAATGATAAATATTCACGCCGATTTACTAACTCTAGGGAACATAAACATTAAAAGACAGTATGACTGAATTAATATTCTAATTGGAGAAAAAGATAAAATTTGTCCAATTATCGAGAGGCAAACTAAAAGATGCTAACAACTCAAATAGCCCTTTTGCTCCTCCTGCTGATTGCCTGCCTAGCAGCGATCGCCCTCAAGCGCCTACAAGTCCCCTTCACTGTCGGGCTGGTCATCATTGGCTTGGTGGCAGGCTGGCTAGCGAATAAGATTCCTGGGTTAGCCATCTTACAGGAAATCACTTTATCCCATGAGCTGATTCTATTTTTGTTTGTCCCGCCCCTAGTGTTCGAGTCGGCCTTAAATATGAACAGCCGAATGCTGTCTCGCAACCTGAAACCAGTAGCTATCCTGGCTGTTCCTGGCCTACTGCTGTCTACTGCTATCATCGGCATCCTGCTGAATTGGCTAACTCCCCTGGATTTTCCCCGAGCCTTGCTCTTCGGTGCTATGATTTCCGCTACGGACCCCGTTGCCGTGATTGCTCTGTTCAAAGAGTTTGGCGTACCCAACCGCTTGACGATCTTGATCGAGGGAGAAAGCCTGTTTAACGATGCATCGGCAATCGTCACCTTTAACATTATTCTGGCAGTAAGCGCTTCTGGAGTCTTTGGTGCTGCCACCATCGTGCAAGGCTTGTTCCAAGCTGTCGTCGTCTTTGCTGGAGGAATCTTGGTGGGAACTATTCTGGCAGGCATGATGGCTTATATTCTGACTTTGGCTGAAGATAACGCTCTGTTGCAAGCTACTGTTTCTGGCATTGTTGCTTATCTTGCCTTTATTATTGCCGAGCATGGATTCCACGTTTCTGGCGTGATTGCCGTGATGACGGCTGGGTTGATTGTCGGGTGGCTCAAGGCTAACCGAGTCAAGCCAGAAGTTAGAACATTTCTCCACGAATTTTGGGATTATGCAGCTTTTGTTGCCAATAGCCTAATTTTTTTGCTCATTGGCTCGAGTACGGCTATTTTGCTTGCTATGACCGAGCGAGAATTATATTTGGAAAGTTCGATTTTTTGGGCGATCGCATCTGCTCTCTTGGCTCGCGCTGCAGTCGTTTATACGTTAATTCCTTTCGTGAATTGGCTATCAACATCAGAACCCGTTGACTGGCGCTACCAAACGGTGAGTTTCTGGGGCGGCTTGAGAGGTGCAGTTGCCCTGGCTTTAGCACTGAGTTTAGCTCCTGATTTTCCCGATCGTGATTTGATTATGGTGATGACTCTCTCAGTTGCGCTGTTCACCATCATCAGTGGCGGTCTGACGATGGGCAATCTCATACACGCTTTGAAACTCGACCGACCCACAATTTTAGACCGACTGGAAGACTTAGAAGCTAGCGTTAAGGTCAAGCGGCAAGGTTGGCAACAGCTCGCGAAGTTAGAAAGCCTGCCGATATTTTCTCAATTGGCACTGACCAATCTCAAGCAGGAGTACCAGCAAGCCGTCGTTGACGCTGAAACAAGGTTTGTTGCCTTCTGGTCTGAGCTAAATAGCAACCCTCAACTGATTCGTCAGGCAATTTGGACTCAGGCATTATCGATAGAAAAGCAGCTCTATCAAGAGATTTGCGACAGGGGAATCATCTCGCAGATGAGTCTTGATCGCTTAAAACATTCCATCAATTTGAAGCAGGATGCGCTCCTGGCTGGAAACATCCCACCGCCTCAAGAAGCTCAATTTCCGGCTGCATCTGGCTGGGAAAAGCTAATGACTACCTTGGTTAGAAGATTTATTCCGCCCGAGCAGTTGATGGGAACGCAGCAAGAGTTCAAAATCAGCTATGAATACCATGCTGCCGTTGCCTACGCCTGTGCCAATGTTGCTCAAAGGATAAAGGGTCTAGCCGAGCAAATCGCCACTAAAGCTCTCGAACTGCCGGGGTATGAGGGGTTAGATGCGACAGTTGTCGAAGAGTGTGCCCAAGCTTACCAAAATTACAGTGCGGCTGCTTTGCAAAGAATTAAAGCCAGAACCGAATATTCTCCCGAACTCATACTTGCCCTCCAGCAAAAACTCGCCCGCCAAACCATCTTGGCAAGTGAAGAAGAGGCACTCGCTCAGTTCATCGCCGAGGGAGTAATTTCTTCTTCAATTGGAGATCGACTTCGTCATCATCTCGAAGTTGCAGAACCGTTATAAAGGTTTGAGGGATACAGTCTGCCGGGTTTTCATTTTTTAATGCGACCTCACCAAAGTTTGGTCTTCGTCGATGCGCCGACGAGTCTAGGTTGGATTGACACAAAGAAATCCTGCCATATTGAGGTTGCTGTGAGGCTTGACTCTTGCTAGAGCGCGATCGCCTTGAATCTTGTAGGATACGTTATTTACTATCATCTAGATCGCGCTGGATTTTGGCTTGTCTGAGGTATTCTTGTCCGGCTCCCACAAAAAAGCCGATCCCTCCCCCCAGCAAACCATAGGTACGGAACAAGCGACGATAGGATTCAGTTTCGTACTTGATTTGCTCCTCACCAGGTTGTCCAAACTTAACCAAGCCCAAACCGACGACAAACCCGATCATTGCCGTCATAATTGCTGAAAATAGGATGCGTTTCCCATTCATATAAATTCATGAAAGAAGCTGTAAGTAGATTTTCTATAATTGTTATGATAAACTTAGCTTCTAAAAAAAATTAAATAATAAAGATAAAAAGTATTGAATTGAGCGTAATAGTAACTCCACAACCCTAACCTCATACCTTAATATAAATGTTGCTCAGTATCTCAAACATCTTTATCAAACGCCCCGTTTTAGCAACGGTTTGCTCTTTGCTAATTATCTTAGCAGGAGCGATCGCCCTTCCCTTGCTTCCCATCGCTAAATTACCCCAACTCGCCCCCACTCAGGTCAAGGTGACAGCTACCTATATAGGTGCGGACGCGAAAACCACCGAAGATACGGTAACGACCATCATAGAGCGGGAAATTAATGGGGTGGAAAACATGAAATACATGAGTTCCAACACGGGTAACAATGGGGTCGTTAATATCAATGTTGCCTTTCCTACGGAGATAGACCGCAATCAGGCACAGGTCAATGTTCAAAACAGAGTCGGTGTAGCTGAAACCCAATTGCCTGATGTAGTCCAACAAACCGGGGTTGAAGTGGATAAAGCTTCCCCTAATATCCTTCTCGTTTATGCTTTCTACTCGGATAAAGACGAACAGGGACAATCCTTCTACGATCCGATTTTCATGAGTAATTATATCGATTTATATGTCATAGATGAAATTAAACGGATATTTGGGGTAGGTTCTACTACTATCTACGGCGAACGCAAATATGCGATGCGGATTTGGCTCGATCCAAATAAATTAGCTGCCCGCAATCTCACCGCCAGCGATGTAGTGCAAGCAGTTCAGCAACAAAATATTCAAGTTGGTGCGGGACGTATCGGTCAAGAACCCTCTGTTCCAGACCAACAGTTTGAGATTCCTTTACGAAGTTCGGGACGCTTCAAAACCGTAGAAGAAGCGGGAGATTTGGTCGTTAAGATGGGAGGAGACGGCACTTTAATTAAGCTAAGGGACGTAGGACGCATCGAACTGGGGGCAGAAACTTATGAAACTTCAGCTATTTATAATGACGAGCCAGCAGTGGGACTAGCGGTGTATCAACTGCCAGGAACTAATGCGCTGGCGACGGGGGAAGCGATCAAAGCCAAAATTGCTGAATTACAACAAAATTTTCCTCCCGGTCTTAAAGTTGATGTGGCTTTTGATACCACAACTTTTGTGGATGTGGCGATCGAGGATGTAAAAAGTAATACCATCGAGGCGATCGTTTACGCTATTATTACAATCATGATCTTCCTGCAAAACTGGCGTTTGGCAATCATTCCTGCCATTGCCATGCCCGTAGCGATGATTGGTGCTATGGCTGCCGTACTGGGGTTTGGCTTGGAATTGAATCTTTTAACCTTGTTTGGCATTATTTTAGCCATTGGAACCGTCACAGACGATGCAGTCGTGATTGTAGAGGCGGTGCAAGTTAAAATGTCCCAGGGAATGAAACCACTGCCAGCAGCTCTCGATGCCATGGATGAATTGGGAGGGGCAGTTATTGCCTCTGCTTTGACCCAATTAGCCGTATTTATTCCGGTTATGTTCTTTCCCGGCACGACGGGTATTGTCTATCGCCAATTCGCCATTACCCTTGGCGCTGCCATTGTTTTTTCTACCTTCAATGCGATTACCCTCTCCCCGACTTTAGCTTCCCTCATCCTGCGTCCCCCTGGTTCTCCAAGGGATCCAATAGATCGAACTTTCCACTTTTTATTTGGTTGGTTTTTCGGGTTCTTTAATCGAGTTTTTGGCTGGATCGAAAGGCGTTATGGTCAATTAATTGAGAGGCTAACCAGTATTAAAACGATAGTTCTGGCTATCTTTATCGGAGGTTTAGTTGCCACAGTATTTATGTATCAAGTAATTCCCTCTGGTTTTATTCCTGAAGAAGATCAGGGCTACTTTTTTGTTTTGGGAAATTCCCCTGCCAATACGTCCTTGAATTACGGTCGCCAGCAAGTTGCTGAAGTTAATGAAATCGTGCGCAATATTCCTGAAATGAACTCAGTATTTGCGGCAGCGGGTGCGAGCTTTGAAGGAAATAGCTACAACAAATATATTTTCTTCGGTCGCCTCAAACCATGGCAAGAGCGTCTCAACCCCGATCAATCGGTTTTTGCTGTTTTGAAGAATCTCAATACTCAACTCAGAACCCAGATTTCAGGCTCTAGGGCAGTGGCGGTTAATGCTCCTGCAGTGGATGGATTGAGTGCCACTGGTGGCTTAGAATTTCAGCTACAAAACCGAGGGGGATTGCCCATGGATACGATGATTGAAGTGGCGCAAAAATATATTGAGGCGGGAAATCAACGCCCCGAACTGCAAAATGTCTTTACCCAGTTTACTTTCTATACCGATCAACAGGAAATTTCGCTGGATAGAGACCAAATTAATGCCCTTAATGTCGATGTTGCCGAAGTTTTGCGAACCTTACAAACTTATCTTGGCTCTAGCTACATCAATGATTTTGTCTTTGCCAACCGTCAATATCGCGTTTATGCCCAAGTCGAGCCAGAATTCAGATCAAATCCTTCAGATATTAGCCGTTTTTATGTCAGGTCTCGTGATGGCTCTTTAATTCAATTGAGTAATTTAGTCAACATAGAAGAAATTAATTATCCTCCCACCCTGACTCACTATAACGTCTATCCCTCGATTAAAATCCAAGCTGCCCCCGCTCCTGGTTACAGTTCCGGTCAAGCTATTCAGGCAATGGAAGCCGTAGCAGAACAAACTTTACCCAATGGTTTTGGCTATGAATGGACGGGAAGTGCTCTAGAAGAACTGTCTGCTGGAGGGGCGACCATTCTCATTTTTGGACTCGGTTTTGTCCTCGTTTTCCTGGTATTAGCAGCCCAATACGAAAGTTACATCGATCCGACGATTATTATGCTCACCGTCCCCCTATCTACCTTGGGAGCTTTATTAGCTATCTGGTTTCGTGCCAATGTTTTGCAAGCGGGTGGATTTTGGCCCATCATCAGCAATGATATCTACGCTCAAGTGGGACTGTTAATGTTGATCGGCATGGCTTCTAAAAACGCCATTCTGATTGTAGAAACCGCGAATCAATACCGAGAAGTCGGGATGAATTTTACCAAGGCAGCGGTAGAAGCAGCAAAATCTCGTTTTCGCCCGATTATGATGACTTCTCTGTCGGGGATAGTGGGCTATATTCCTCTAATGACTGCTTCTGGGGCAGGTGCTCTGAGTCGTTGGTCGATTGGAACTGTCAGTTTTGGTGGTTATTTAATTGCCACTCTCTTAAGTTTGGCAGTTGCCCCCATTTTGTACATTACGATCAAGACGTTTGAAGATAAAGTTCTTAATTCAAACAGAAAGCAGGATGACAAAGTTGAAAGTCCTCCATTCAAAGAGAAAGCAGGAGGACGGAATTGACAAGTTGCCGAAGTTAATTCGGCAGACAGCTCCTGCCTCCTGGAGGCAGGAGTTATAAGTTCGTTTTTGTTCTCTATTTCTGATTACCTATAACGATGACAACTGAACGCTGGCATTATCTCACCGAAGAACAGGTCTTAGACCTATTAGAAACTCAGACCGAGCAAGGATTGCATCCGCTTGAAGTCCAAAATCGCTTTACCCGATACGGACTTAATGCCCTAACCCAGAAAGAAGGGAAAAAGCCCCTGACTATCTTCCTCGAACAGTTTAACCAGCCGCTGGTTTATATCCTAATGGCAGCAGGGGTCATGACCGGACTTCTGAAAGAATGGGTAGACATGGGGGTGATTTTCGCCGTCGTCCTGCTTAATGCCATTGTTGGATTTATCCAAGAAGCCAAGGCAACACAAGCGATGGAAGCATTGGCTAAAACGATGCAAAGTGAAGCCACAGTGGTTCGCGCCGGGCAAAAGCAAAGGATTTCCGCAACCGAGTTAGTGCCTGGGGATATTGTCCTCCTCCAGTCGGGAGATAAAGTCCCCGCCGACCTGCGCCTGGTGAGCAGCCGCGACCTCCAGATCGATGAATCTGCCCTGACCGGAGAATCGGTGCCTGTCGAAAAGTACTCAGCCAAACAGTTGCCAGATGACACAGTTCTGGCAGAAAGGAGTAATATTGCCCACACTTCTACCCTAGTCACCTACGGCACGGGGACGGGAATCGTAGTAGCCACTGGAGACAGTACGCAAATCGGTCAAATCAATAAGATGATCACCTCGGCTGAAGCACTGGAAACTCCTTTGACCAGACAAATTGAGCAGTTCAGCCTGGCTTTGATGAAGGTAATTCTTGCGATCGCCGGATTAACCTTGATGGCGGGGTTAGTCCGCGCTGAAGTCGTCACCCGCGAGGTATTGAAAGAAAGTTTTCTCGAAGTGGTAGCCCTAGCCGTGGGAGCAGTTCCCGAAGGATTACCTGTGGTGGTAACCATTACCCTGGCGATTGGCGTGTCTCGCATGGCAAAGCGAAACGCCATTATTCGCAAACTGCCAGCAGTAGAAACTTTGGGGAGTACCACCGTTATCTGTACCGATAAAACAGGAACCCTAACGCAAAACGAAATGACCGTTCAGGAAGTTGTCGCCGGCGGAGAAAGGTTCGATCTTTCTGGGATTGGTTACGGGTTTGAGGGAGAGTTTAGTAAAGAAGAAGTCCCAACCGCTCCCCAGTCTAATCAAGCTCTAATGGAATGTTTAAAGGCCGGACTACTGTGCAACGATTCTCGGTTAGTTGTGACAGCAGAAGGCAGCCACGTGGAAGGCGATCCGACAGAAGCTGCTTTGCTCGTCTCAGCCCAGAAGGCCGGTTTAAGCAGAGAAAACCTCGAACGGGATTGCCCGAGAATTGATTCGATCCCCTTTGAGTCCCAATATATGTACATGGCTACCCTGCACGATCGCGGAGATTATCAACCGCACCTCGCCTATGTCAAAGGGTCAGTGGAGCAGATTCTGCTTCGCTGCAAAGATGCTCTCAGTAGTTCGGGAAACATTATCCCCTTGGATAGGGGTGCGATCGAGAGGTCTATAACTGAGATGGCAGCTCGAGGATTGCGGGTGTTGGCATTTGCCCGAGCAGAATTC includes these proteins:
- a CDS encoding sodium/hydrogen exchanger, with amino-acid sequence MLTTQIALLLLLLIACLAAIALKRLQVPFTVGLVIIGLVAGWLANKIPGLAILQEITLSHELILFLFVPPLVFESALNMNSRMLSRNLKPVAILAVPGLLLSTAIIGILLNWLTPLDFPRALLFGAMISATDPVAVIALFKEFGVPNRLTILIEGESLFNDASAIVTFNIILAVSASGVFGAATIVQGLFQAVVVFAGGILVGTILAGMMAYILTLAEDNALLQATVSGIVAYLAFIIAEHGFHVSGVIAVMTAGLIVGWLKANRVKPEVRTFLHEFWDYAAFVANSLIFLLIGSSTAILLAMTERELYLESSIFWAIASALLARAAVVYTLIPFVNWLSTSEPVDWRYQTVSFWGGLRGAVALALALSLAPDFPDRDLIMVMTLSVALFTIISGGLTMGNLIHALKLDRPTILDRLEDLEASVKVKRQGWQQLAKLESLPIFSQLALTNLKQEYQQAVVDAETRFVAFWSELNSNPQLIRQAIWTQALSIEKQLYQEICDRGIISQMSLDRLKHSINLKQDALLAGNIPPPQEAQFPAASGWEKLMTTLVRRFIPPEQLMGTQQEFKISYEYHAAVAYACANVAQRIKGLAEQIATKALELPGYEGLDATVVEECAQAYQNYSAAALQRIKARTEYSPELILALQQKLARQTILASEEEALAQFIAEGVISSSIGDRLRHHLEVAEPL
- a CDS encoding putative multidrug efflux pump, yielding MLLSISNIFIKRPVLATVCSLLIILAGAIALPLLPIAKLPQLAPTQVKVTATYIGADAKTTEDTVTTIIEREINGVENMKYMSSNTGNNGVVNINVAFPTEIDRNQAQVNVQNRVGVAETQLPDVVQQTGVEVDKASPNILLVYAFYSDKDEQGQSFYDPIFMSNYIDLYVIDEIKRIFGVGSTTIYGERKYAMRIWLDPNKLAARNLTASDVVQAVQQQNIQVGAGRIGQEPSVPDQQFEIPLRSSGRFKTVEEAGDLVVKMGGDGTLIKLRDVGRIELGAETYETSAIYNDEPAVGLAVYQLPGTNALATGEAIKAKIAELQQNFPPGLKVDVAFDTTTFVDVAIEDVKSNTIEAIVYAIITIMIFLQNWRLAIIPAIAMPVAMIGAMAAVLGFGLELNLLTLFGIILAIGTVTDDAVVIVEAVQVKMSQGMKPLPAALDAMDELGGAVIASALTQLAVFIPVMFFPGTTGIVYRQFAITLGAAIVFSTFNAITLSPTLASLILRPPGSPRDPIDRTFHFLFGWFFGFFNRVFGWIERRYGQLIERLTSIKTIVLAIFIGGLVATVFMYQVIPSGFIPEEDQGYFFVLGNSPANTSLNYGRQQVAEVNEIVRNIPEMNSVFAAAGASFEGNSYNKYIFFGRLKPWQERLNPDQSVFAVLKNLNTQLRTQISGSRAVAVNAPAVDGLSATGGLEFQLQNRGGLPMDTMIEVAQKYIEAGNQRPELQNVFTQFTFYTDQQEISLDRDQINALNVDVAEVLRTLQTYLGSSYINDFVFANRQYRVYAQVEPEFRSNPSDISRFYVRSRDGSLIQLSNLVNIEEINYPPTLTHYNVYPSIKIQAAPAPGYSSGQAIQAMEAVAEQTLPNGFGYEWTGSALEELSAGGATILIFGLGFVLVFLVLAAQYESYIDPTIIMLTVPLSTLGALLAIWFRANVLQAGGFWPIISNDIYAQVGLLMLIGMASKNAILIVETANQYREVGMNFTKAAVEAAKSRFRPIMMTSLSGIVGYIPLMTASGAGALSRWSIGTVSFGGYLIATLLSLAVAPILYITIKTFEDKVLNSNRKQDDKVESPPFKEKAGGRN
- a CDS encoding HAD superfamily ATPase, whose amino-acid sequence is MTTERWHYLTEEQVLDLLETQTEQGLHPLEVQNRFTRYGLNALTQKEGKKPLTIFLEQFNQPLVYILMAAGVMTGLLKEWVDMGVIFAVVLLNAIVGFIQEAKATQAMEALAKTMQSEATVVRAGQKQRISATELVPGDIVLLQSGDKVPADLRLVSSRDLQIDESALTGESVPVEKYSAKQLPDDTVLAERSNIAHTSTLVTYGTGTGIVVATGDSTQIGQINKMITSAEALETPLTRQIEQFSLALMKVILAIAGLTLMAGLVRAEVVTREVLKESFLEVVALAVGAVPEGLPVVVTITLAIGVSRMAKRNAIIRKLPAVETLGSTTVICTDKTGTLTQNEMTVQEVVAGGERFDLSGIGYGFEGEFSKEEVPTAPQSNQALMECLKAGLLCNDSRLVVTAEGSHVEGDPTEAALLVSAQKAGLSRENLERDCPRIDSIPFESQYMYMATLHDRGDYQPHLAYVKGSVEQILLRCKDALSSSGNIIPLDRGAIERSITEMAARGLRVLAFARAEFSPEMLGITHDNIAGGLTFLGLQAMIDPARPEAIEAVRTCQKAGIRVKMITGDHLGTAAAIGRKIGLEGASGKSLALSGQEIAQMSDSQLIDAAERVSVFARVAPEQKLRLVKALQANGNIVAMTGDGVNDAPALRQADIGTAMGITGTEVAKEAAEMVLLDDNFATIRVAVEEGRRIYDNIIKSIIWLLPTNASLGLIIVISSFFNLGMPVTPLHILWINTIAAVLLGTTLAFEVAEPGIMERPPRPSETPLLQRPVVWRILAIGAVLCAIAFAVYEFKRSDPNTSLAAAQTAAANAIVFGQIFLLFNCRSRRYTMFKLGVFSNRWLLIGVVLMVLAQLLFTYTPMMNKLFRTDGIGLNDWAIIIGASVVFYLIVEMVKRWLKFSESRYSVRT